One genomic region from Ptychodera flava strain L36383 chromosome 5, AS_Pfla_20210202, whole genome shotgun sequence encodes:
- the LOC139132749 gene encoding growth hormone secretagogue receptor type 1-like has translation MNNSLDIENNECFAEFYARNITKKIPYTVGSEELIIDTNKVFLTRIIPSTLTCPLGILLNCLFLFVVCRVRSMHTLTNLYLSNQAVVDCVFLVTYFLQAVGEPLTSDIIHDKTYLGAVGCFLVNILLDICFSVSEFNITLVTFERYMAICKPFTADRVSSKSRTIKLIVMTWVVGIIFSSPRIYFYINWTKVCVFWPKTANQTDSLQTSYSTCWRDITNTMEGALYTFSTLIAFVIALTAIIVLNTLTVRELRRGARRYTSSAHDLKQRLHQQRQIVIMLAVTAGVFFICLFPYHFDQIIIFLESMPNRKDIAKPSSFTELVRWLPLVNSSVNPLIYGILNKQYRRAFFKTLFCWERRHSRAEYSMSNLTVTSATTRKESDTVETTYNLKVQNHDLAEPS, from the coding sequence ATGAACAATAGCCTTGATATCGAAAACAACGAATGCTTCGCTGAGTTCTACGCTCGCAATATCACCAAGAAGATACCGTACACAGTAGGCTCCGAAGAACTAATCATCGACACAAACAAGGTTTTCCTGACTCGAATAATTCCTTCAACATTAACATGTCCTCTTGGAATCCTTTTGAACTGTCTATTCTTATTCGTCGTTTGCAGAGTGAGATCCATGCATACGCTAACCAATTTGTATTTATCGAACCAAGCAGTAGTAGACTGTGTTTTCCTGGTCACTTACTTTTTACAGGCCGTCGGTGAACCGCTCACGTCTGACATAATACATGATAAGACGTACTTAGGAGCAGTGGGGTGCTTTCTTGTCAATATTCTTCTTGacatttgtttttcagtttcGGAGTTCAACATCACACTCGTCACGTTCGAACGTTACATGGCGATTTGCAAACCGTTCACGGCAGACAGGGTCAGTTCTAAATCTAGGACAATTAAGCTAATAGTCATGACTTGGGTTGTGGGGATCATATTTTCGTCCCCAAGAATTTATTTCTATATCAACTGGACCAAAGTCTGCGTATTTTGGCCGAAGACCGCTAACCAGACAGACAGCTTGCAGACTTCATACTCCACCTGTTGGAGAGATATAACAAATACTATGGAAGGCGCTTTGTACACGTTTTCAACGCTAATCGCTTTCGTCATAGCACTCACCGCCATCATTGTGTTGAACACACTAACAGTGAGAGAATTGCGCAGAGGAGCTAGAAGGTACACATCGAGTGCACATGATTTAAAACAGAGATTGCATCAACAACGACAAATAGTTATTATGTTGGCCGTCACTGCAGGTGTGTTTTTCATCTGTCTATTCCCCTATCATTTTGATCAGATCATCATTTTTCTAGAGTCAATGCCAAATCGGAAGGACATCGCCAAGCCGAGCAGTTTCACAGAGTTAGTACGCTGGTTACCATTGGTCAACTCGTCAGTGAATCCCTTAATTTATGGTATCTTGAACAAGCAGTATCGCCGGGCGTTTTTTAAGACTCTGTTCTGTTGGGAACGGCGGCATTCCAGAGCTGAATACAGCATGTCAAATCTGACGGTAACTTCAGCTACTACTCGAAAAGAATCCGACACTGTAGAAACAACCTATAATTTAAAGGTGCAGAACCATGATCTTGCTGAACCGTCATGA